One Gossypium raimondii isolate GPD5lz chromosome 3, ASM2569854v1, whole genome shotgun sequence genomic window carries:
- the LOC105794897 gene encoding putative cell wall protein, whose translation MASKITSFLLAQVFVVSILLAIGRQAVATRNIPRNPENANQAKHPEWLIGHDSSVLIPGLEPKNPYCGRIGGSTDGGSGYIPGGDDTFVPNPGFEVPIPGNGAGSASAGKRQHP comes from the coding sequence ATGGCTTCAAAAATTACGTCCTTTCTTCTTGCTCAAGTTTTCGTCGTCAGCATTCTTCTTGCTATTGGTAGGCAGGCAGTTGCAACACGTAACATCCCACGAAACCCAGAGAATGCTAATCAAGCGAAGCATCCCGAGTGGCTGATTGGACATGATAGCAGCGTACTCATTCCGGGCCTTGAACCCAAAAATCCATATTGCGGCCGCATTGGTGGCTCAACAGATGGTGGATCTGGCTATATTCCAGGTGGAGACGACACGTTTGTTCCAAACCCTGGGTTTGAGGTGCCAATACCTGGCAATGGTGCTGGCAGTGCATCTGCAGGAAAGCGTCAACATCCTTGA
- the LOC105794894 gene encoding pentatricopeptide repeat-containing protein At1g03560, mitochondrial gives MRRTLVKSPILFSISRLQSPPLSSPYRNVDPLPNSPKLSSNSLSISFSRFMFTPSYIPPPEWIEPFINLSGLSSTNPQDLQPSPWVSQILNLLDGSSNMESTLDSFCHKFLIRLSPNFVSFALSSVEIQNKPDVALRFFTWAAKQKKYTHKLECYVSLINVLALANDLVKVRFLFGQLKELGFVLTMSSANSLIKNFGELGMVEELLWVWRRMKENGIEPSLYTFNFLLNGLVNSMFIESAERVFEVMEDGKIRLDLVSYNTMIKGYCKAGKTQKAMELLRVMESINLEPDKITYMTLIQACYSEGNFDSCLALYHEMGEKGCEVPPHAYSLVVGGLCKEGKCLEGYVVFENMIRNGLKANVAVYTTLIDAFAKCGKMEEALELFERMKTDGLEPDEVSYGVIVNGLCKSGRLDEAMEYLRFCRANEVAVNAMFYSSLIDGLGKAGRVDEAQKLFEEMVEKDCPRDSYCYNALIDALAKCGRVNEALTLFNRMEDEGCDQTVYTYTILISGLFRERKNEEAMKLWDMMIDKGITPTAASFRALSIGLCLSGKVTRACKILDDLAPMGVIPETALEDMIYVLCKAGRVKEACKLADGIVDRGREIPGRIRTVLINALRKAGNANLAMKLMHSKIGIGYDRVGSIKRRVKFRILLES, from the coding sequence ATGAGAAGAACCCTAGTGAAATCCCCGATTCTGTTCTCTATCTCTCGTCTCCAATCTCCACCTCTGTCTAGTCCCTATAGAAATGTTGACCCACTGCCAAATTCTCCCAAACTGTCATCCAACTCACTCTCTATTTCTTTCTCCAGGTTCATGTTTACTCCCAGTTATATTCCTCCTCCCGAGTGGATAGAGCCCTTCATTAATCTCTCTGGTTTATCCTCAACTAATCCTCAAGACTTGCAACCATCTCCTTGGGTAAGCCAAATTCTCAATCTTTTAGATGGTTCTTCTAACATGGAATCAACTTTAGACTCTTTCTGCCACAAGTTCTTGATCAGGTTGTCTCcgaattttgtttcttttgcttTGTCATCTGTCGAGATTCAAAACAAACCCGATGTTGCTTTGAGGTTCTTTACATGGGCTGCTAAGCAAAAGAAATATACCCATAAGCTGGAATGTTATGTCtctttaataaatgttttagcATTAGCAAATGATTTGGTGAAAGTTAGATTTTTGTTTGGTCAACTTAAGGAACTGGGGTTTGTATTGACAATGTCATCTGCAAATTCTTTGATTAAGAACTTTGGGGAACTTGGGATGGTTGAGGAGTTATTGTGGGTGTGGCGAAGAATGAAAGAGAATGGAATTGAACCTagtttatatacatttaattttttacttaacgGATTGGTGAATTCAATGTTTATTGAATCTGCTGAGCGGGTTTTTGAGGTAATGGAGGATGGTAAAATTAGACTTGATCTTGTGAGTTACAATACCATGATTAAGGGATATTGTAAGGCAGGAAAAACTCAGAAAGCAATGGAATTATTACGAGTTATGGAGTCGATAAATTTGGAGCCAGATAAGATTACTTATATGACATTGATTCAGGCATGTTATTCAGAGGGGAACTTTGACTCTTGTTTGGCTCTGTATCATGAAATGGGGGAGAAAGGATGTGAAGTTCCACCTCATGCATATAGTTTAGTTGTTGGAGGACTCTGTAAAGAAGGGAAATGCCTTGAAGGATATGTTGTTTTTGAGAATATGATTCGGAATGGGCTTAAAGCAAATGTGGCAGTTTATACAACTTTGATAGATGCATTTGCAAAATGTGGAAAGATGGAAGAGGCACTAGAGCTATTTGAGAGGATGAAAACTGATGGGCTTGAACCAGATGAGGTTTCATATGGGGTCATTGTTAATGGTTTGTGTAAGAGTGGAAGATTAGATGAGGCTATGGAGTATCTCAGGTTTTGTCGTGCTAATGAAGTGGCAGTCAATGCCATGTTTTATTCGAGTCTCATTGATGGGTTGGGTAAGGCTGGTAGAGTAGATGAAGCTCAGAAGCTTTTTGAAGAGATGGTTGAGAAAGACTGCCCACGGGATTCATATTGTTACAATGCCCTTATCGATGCCCTTGCAAAGTGTGGGAGGGTCAATGAAGCATTAACGCTGTTTAACAGGATGGAGGATGAAGGATGTGATCAGACGGTTTATACATACACAATACTCATAAGTGGACTGTTCAGGGAGCGTAAGAATGAAGAGGCAATGAAGCTCTGGGATATGATGATTGATAAAGGTATCACACCAACTGCAGCTTCTTTTAGGGCTCTCTCAATTGGGCTTTGTCTATCAGGCAAGGTAACAAGGGCCTGCAAGATTTTGGATGATCTAGCACCTATGGGTGTTATTCCTGAGACAGCTCTTGAAGATATGATCTATGTGCTGTGCAAAGCAGGCCGTGTCAAGGAGGCCTGCAAGCTGGCTGACGGTATCGTTGATAGGGGTAGAGAAATACCTGGAAGAATCCGAACTGTTCTTATCAATGCCTTGAGAAAAGCAGGCAATGCAAATTTGGCCATGAAGTTAATGCATAGTAAGATTGGTATAGGTTATGATCGAGTGGGTAGCATTAAAAGGCGAGTGAAATTCCGGATTCTTCTTGAAAGTTGA
- the LOC105794895 gene encoding uncharacterized protein LOC105794895, translating to MQARIPELLQNHVRKDFAMVSIGDSIYIIGGRLCHKAPSHHDPYEIVQDDLEVLSSVIRYDVCSGVWSKCAPLAIPRFDFACTVCDNKIYVAGGQCTLDVARGTSSAEVYNPTLDEWKPLPDMSVMRYKCVGVTWQGKIHVIGGFAEKADLDKLPWNTIGRCSAEVYNSDNAKWDLVMGMWKLDVPPNQIVAVDEKLFSSGDCLNAWKGHIEEYDGKFWNEVEGSHLETLSSPNSVWDANWPPAKRIYITMAAIGSKLFFLAGYRKPGETSRLMSVVHVFDTWAKRDGGRSLEPTEEEGEKELCSHACVVFLPNN from the exons ATGCAGGCGAG AATTCCCGAGCTGCTTCAGAACCATGTGCGAAAAGATTTTGCCATGGTCTCCATCGGTGACTCCATCTACATTATTGGCGGAAGGCTTTGCCACAAGGCTCCAAGCCATCATGACCCTTACGAAATTGTCCAGGATGATCTTGAGGTCTTATCCTCCGTCATACGCTACGATGTGTGCAGTGGCGTGTGGTCCAAGTGTGCGCCACTCGCCATCCCACGTTTTGATTTTGCATGTACCGTGTGCGACAACAAAATCTATGTGGCAGGTGGACAGTGCACATTAGACGTCGCACGTGGCACCTCCTCAGCTGAGGTGTACAACCCGACGCTGGACGAGTGGAAGCCATTGCCTGACATGAGCGTGATGAGGTACAAATGTGTGGGAGTGACATGGCAAGGGAAAATCCACGTGATAGGAGGATTTGCTGAGAAGGCAGATTTGGATAAGCTGCCGTGGAACACCATCGGAAGATGTTCAGCTGAGGTGTACAACTCGGACAATGCCAAGTGGGATCTGGTAATGGGAATGTGGAAATTGGACGTGCCACCAAATCAAATCGTGGCAGTTGATGAAAAGCTTTTCAGCTCAGGGGATTGTCTAAATGCATGGAAAGGTCACATCGAGGAGTACGATGGGAAATTTTGGAATGAAGTAGAGGGGTCACACCTGGAAACATTATCATCGCCAAATTCGGTGTGGGACGCAAACTGGCCTCCAGCCAAACGAATTTACATAACAATGGCAGCAATTGGGAGTAAGCTGTTTTTCTTGGCGGGATATAGGAAGCCAGGGGAGACGTCGAGGTTGATGTCCGTAGTACACGTGTTCGACACATGGGCGAAAAGGGATGGAGGGAGGAGTTTAGAGCCTACGGAAGAGGAAGGAGAAAAGGAGCTTTGCTCTCATGCCTGCGTTGTTTTTCTTCCCAACAATTAA